CGGCAAGGTCACAGTATTGTGGCTGAAAATGGCTGTATCTACACCGGGGAGCCCATTTGTCGCAAGGACCTGCGGACGCATAGAGTCACGTTTATGAATTCGATGCCAACCAACACCGACCCCATGGAATCACTCCTGCGCATTCTGGAGCTTTCCGATGCTGGCGGAGCCCAAACAGATGAAGATATTTTTGTGGGGCGCGGCGATAAGACCGCACCACAACCGCGGCTTTTTGGTGGCCAGGTGTTGGCGCAGTCATTGGTTGCAGCAACTCGCACGGTGGAGAGCGATCATCTTGTGCACTCGATGCACGGCTATTTCTTGCGCCCCGGCGATGCCTCCTCAGCCCTGACTTTTGGTGTGCAGCGGCTGCGTGATGGACGCTCATTTTCAGCGCGGCGTACCCATGCCTACCAAGGTGGTGTGCCGATCCTGTCCATGATCGCCTCCTTCCAGCGCCCCGACAGCGGTATGGAGCATCAGGAACCCATGCCGGAAGGGATTCCTGCGCCTGAGACACTTCCAACAACAGCTGAACTCCTGGGTGGCATCGATCACCCTGTGGCAAGGGCGTGGGCCTATGAACGGCCTTTCGATATTCGCCATGTGGGCTCTGACATTTATTTCGATGTCAAGGGCGAGCATGTGGCACATCAGGCAGTGTGGCTAAAAACGCTCGGCCCGATGCCAACCGACCAGAATTTACACCGGGCCGCTCTTGCCTATGCCAGCGATTA
This genomic window from Arthrobacter sp. TMP15 contains:
- a CDS encoding acyl-CoA thioesterase II, with amino-acid sequence MNSMPTNTDPMESLLRILELSDAGGAQTDEDIFVGRGDKTAPQPRLFGGQVLAQSLVAATRTVESDHLVHSMHGYFLRPGDASSALTFGVQRLRDGRSFSARRTHAYQGGVPILSMIASFQRPDSGMEHQEPMPEGIPAPETLPTTAELLGGIDHPVARAWAYERPFDIRHVGSDIYFDVKGEHVAHQAVWLKTLGPMPTDQNLHRAALAYASDYTLLEPSLRRHGISWVTRGISIASLDHAMWWHRPLQVDDWLLYVAQSPSASESRGLNFGRFYNRDGVLVASVAQEGMMRIPEETPKE